The following coding sequences lie in one Silene latifolia isolate original U9 population chromosome 5, ASM4854445v1, whole genome shotgun sequence genomic window:
- the LOC141655026 gene encoding uncharacterized protein LOC141655026, with amino-acid sequence MATGQTPFSLVYGAEAVIPSEVLVPTHRYGCQTAEQNKVEMAGSLDTVDELRESAYIRMASYKQTVARTYNKNVKIRTLEVGDLVLRRVFENTKNHKEDKFAYIWEGPYQVESIVKNGAYRLMTMHGQILDKPWNIRHLKRYFV; translated from the coding sequence ATGGCAACAGGCCAAACTCCATTTAGCCTCGTATACGGAGCAGAGGCAGTGATACCCTCAGAAGTCCTGGTGCCCACGCACAGATACGGCTGTCAGACGGCAGAGCAGAACAAGGTCGAAATGGCTGGGAGCCTGGATACAGTTGATGAGCTGCGAGAAAGCGCTTACATACGTATGGCGTCGTACAAACAAACTGTAGCAAGGACATATAACAAAAACGTCAAGATCAGGACCCTTGAAGTGGGGGACCTCGTACTCAGAAGGGTATTCGAAAATACCAAGAACCACAAAGAAGACAAGTTTGCCTACATATGGGAAGGGCCATATCAGGTCGAAAGTATTGTCAAGAATGGGGCATACAGGTTAATGACCATGCACGGTCAAATCCTGGATAAACCCTGGAACATTCGTCACTTGAAAcggtactttgtctga